The Theileria orientalis strain Shintoku DNA, chromosome 2, complete genome genome has a window encoding:
- a CDS encoding uncharacterized protein (glycosyltransferase 28, C-terminal domain containing protein): MGNPLPQGAKAVLVTVGTSKFNSLVRKVDEEDFQRELQRLGYTHVVYQLGRGSFFPRSVVLHVTVERYLDDFCACVRQADLVISHLGAGNLLEVFRHEKAAIFVPNPDAKGRHQNELLSVLDLRFVASLDSLKERLRNPARGTGEFYPRLLPRREFNALVDCLVSPDTGVDIS, encoded by the coding sequence ATGGGAAATCCACTGCCCCAAGGGGCTAAGGCCGTCCTCGTGACCGTCGGCACTTCGAAATTCAACTCGCTAGTCAGGAAagtggacgaggaggacttCCAGCGCGAGCTTCAGCGTCTGGGCTACACCCACGTGGTATACCAGCTCGGCAGGGGCAGCTTCTTCCCCCGGAGCGTCGTGCTCCACGTCACCGTAGAGCGGTACCTCGACGACTTCTGCGCCTGCGTGAGGCAGGCGGACCTCGTCATATCGCACCTGGGCGCCGGTAACCTTCTCGAGGTCTTTCGGCACGAAAAGGCTGCGATCTTCGTTCCGAATCCTGACGCCAAGGGCCGCCACCAGAACGAGCTGCTCTCAGTCCTAGACCTGCGCTTCGTCGCGAGCCTCGACTCTCTGAAGGAGAGGCTGCGGAACCCCGCCCGGGGCACCGGCGAATTCTACCCGAGGCTCCTTCCCAGGCGCGAGTTCAACGCCCTCGTCGACTGTCTCGTGAGCCCGGACACCGGCGTGGACATCAGCTAG